A single window of Sneathiella limimaris DNA harbors:
- a CDS encoding AsmA-like C-terminal region-containing protein, with product MFSTFYKIVSRSVIACVVLGVVAVVILIAALSRGPVSLTFMGPYLDQIMKDQYPELAVEFADLDMNWDGRDKNLVFGVKNVSVREGLETVAFIPAVTVTFSGDALLKGRLAPSGLEFTGLKIVLNRNSDGQVQLGYSYNQDSDQKKAENVLSATDPHLIHELLRQMGEKQASSDLTAYLERMEIYQFGLFVADERINKTWRVTSADLVVWKNETGLQGRLQGDAHFGDDTIRLVFDAAYNSSTRQTVMQTSIQDLPLPLLAREIPDLKQLRGITLPVSGNIDVSIDSEFQPQKVSFNLQAHEGQVDLPDLYKKPLYINSVEVQGYTEAPFDGVNLNKVKVVSPGPDIQMTGAFRQTEEGFGMSIEGTMPEVLVKDLADYWPYSTAVDAYNWVTRKISKGAARNVTFRVDLPVGAIETGQIPKDAIELAFDIDGASADYFAPLPKVENITGKAVLTEKQIHIFDLAGEVYGLAVPTADVLIYDFDKEDQIADITLTVSGESRKIFEFLDHAPLGLAKPYGIVASNMTGSGKVDAQFVFPLLDDLQLSQVDYEANGAFENAFIPNVYEDLDLANGNLAVLVTPANLQVKGNATINGNATDVSFQSWFTGQKKGDRRYEVIAKLDDEARRELKLLDTEYLKGPVGASLAVDVHENGNSDGVVTLNLLEAELSVPEIKLLKPVGVRGLFGTQFQHLKSGFTELSNIRLNSEQIDLVGQATLDPTGLRDFKSSRFRFDQNEVTLEIKRVAENQYDVRLGGERIDLRPHILEEQKPLTEEELTAKTDEPLEVGPTVHASFAFKEALLDEGIVTTDLNGALIFSGGLIQKADISSKLEGKSDIRYIIAPRPQGGRRADFWADDAGYLLKALDIYDNAQGGKLQLAANLTNHRQAPEMKGQVKIENMKIYKAPVLGKILTIGSLTGIVELLQNDGMTFATIEGPFTFRNGLLETEDFRAVGAIGLTYTGQIDMNKDVTNGFGTVIPSYTLNSILGNIPILGRLLVGREGEGIFGFSYKISGSNEEPDIAVNPVSALAPGILRRMFFEPWGDPKDGDVSIDAGKPINGNNTENRP from the coding sequence TTGTTTTCTACATTCTACAAAATTGTTAGCCGAAGCGTGATTGCCTGTGTGGTGCTGGGTGTCGTCGCTGTTGTCATTCTGATTGCGGCTTTGTCTCGTGGGCCGGTTTCCCTGACATTTATGGGGCCTTATCTGGATCAGATCATGAAGGATCAGTATCCGGAATTGGCTGTTGAATTTGCTGATCTGGATATGAACTGGGACGGCCGCGACAAAAACCTTGTCTTTGGCGTGAAAAACGTATCCGTTCGCGAAGGCTTGGAAACCGTCGCTTTCATCCCGGCGGTGACTGTCACCTTCAGTGGTGATGCTCTGCTGAAAGGGCGATTGGCGCCTTCCGGGCTTGAATTTACAGGCCTCAAGATTGTGCTCAACCGGAACTCGGATGGCCAGGTTCAGTTGGGGTATAGCTATAATCAGGACTCAGACCAAAAAAAGGCTGAAAATGTTCTCTCGGCGACCGATCCGCATCTCATTCATGAGCTTCTTCGGCAAATGGGTGAAAAACAGGCCAGCTCAGATCTGACCGCCTATCTGGAGCGGATGGAGATTTATCAGTTTGGCTTGTTTGTCGCGGATGAGCGGATCAATAAAACCTGGCGGGTTACTTCTGCCGATTTGGTGGTCTGGAAAAACGAAACCGGGTTGCAGGGCCGCCTTCAAGGGGATGCCCATTTTGGGGATGATACTATTCGCCTCGTATTCGACGCGGCTTATAATAGTTCAACCCGGCAAACGGTCATGCAGACAAGTATTCAGGATCTGCCCCTTCCATTGCTCGCGCGGGAAATTCCAGATCTGAAACAGCTCCGTGGGATTACACTGCCTGTTAGCGGCAATATTGATGTCTCGATAGATAGCGAATTCCAGCCTCAAAAAGTCAGCTTTAACCTGCAGGCACATGAGGGGCAGGTTGATCTTCCGGACCTCTACAAAAAACCACTCTACATTAATTCAGTAGAGGTTCAGGGATATACAGAAGCTCCTTTTGATGGCGTTAATCTGAATAAAGTTAAAGTGGTCAGCCCCGGACCGGATATCCAAATGACAGGTGCCTTTCGCCAAACCGAAGAAGGTTTTGGCATGTCCATCGAAGGGACAATGCCTGAGGTTCTTGTCAAGGATCTAGCAGATTACTGGCCCTATTCGACTGCCGTTGATGCCTATAATTGGGTGACCCGAAAAATCAGTAAGGGGGCAGCACGAAACGTGACATTTCGTGTTGATTTGCCTGTTGGCGCTATCGAAACCGGTCAAATCCCGAAAGATGCGATCGAACTCGCCTTTGATATCGATGGCGCATCAGCCGATTACTTCGCACCTCTCCCGAAGGTTGAAAATATCACGGGCAAGGCTGTGCTGACGGAGAAGCAAATCCATATCTTTGATCTTGCCGGTGAGGTCTATGGGCTTGCAGTGCCAACAGCCGATGTCTTGATTTATGATTTCGATAAAGAGGATCAAATCGCCGATATTACGCTGACTGTGTCAGGTGAAAGTCGGAAGATTTTTGAATTTCTTGATCATGCGCCGCTGGGTCTGGCCAAACCCTATGGCATCGTTGCATCAAACATGACAGGTTCTGGCAAGGTAGACGCCCAGTTTGTCTTTCCTCTGCTGGATGACCTTCAGCTCAGCCAGGTTGATTATGAAGCCAATGGCGCCTTTGAGAACGCCTTCATCCCGAATGTCTATGAGGATCTGGATCTGGCGAATGGTAATTTGGCGGTTCTGGTGACCCCGGCAAATCTGCAAGTGAAGGGGAATGCGACTATCAACGGAAATGCAACGGATGTTTCGTTTCAATCCTGGTTCACAGGTCAAAAGAAAGGGGATCGCCGGTACGAGGTTATCGCCAAACTGGATGACGAGGCCCGTCGAGAACTCAAACTTCTGGATACAGAATATCTGAAAGGCCCGGTCGGTGCGTCATTGGCCGTTGATGTTCACGAAAATGGAAATTCTGATGGAGTTGTGACCCTCAACCTGTTGGAGGCAGAACTCAGCGTCCCAGAGATCAAGCTTCTAAAGCCCGTTGGCGTGCGGGGGTTGTTTGGAACTCAGTTTCAGCATCTGAAGAGTGGCTTTACGGAGTTGAGCAATATTCGTCTTAATTCAGAGCAGATCGATTTAGTGGGACAGGCAACTCTTGATCCGACAGGTCTTCGAGACTTCAAATCCAGTAGATTCCGCTTTGATCAGAACGAGGTTACTCTTGAGATCAAACGGGTTGCTGAAAACCAGTATGATGTCCGACTGGGAGGCGAGCGAATAGATCTTCGCCCCCATATTCTGGAAGAACAAAAACCTCTGACCGAAGAAGAATTGACGGCAAAAACTGACGAGCCTTTAGAAGTTGGCCCCACCGTTCATGCCAGTTTTGCGTTTAAAGAGGCCCTTCTGGATGAAGGGATTGTGACCACGGATTTGAACGGTGCCTTGATATTTTCTGGTGGGTTAATTCAAAAAGCCGATATTTCCTCAAAGCTCGAAGGGAAAAGCGATATTCGCTATATCATTGCACCGCGTCCTCAAGGTGGGCGCCGGGCAGACTTTTGGGCCGATGATGCCGGATATCTTCTGAAGGCGCTGGATATCTATGACAACGCACAAGGCGGTAAGTTACAACTTGCGGCCAACCTGACCAATCACAGGCAAGCTCCAGAAATGAAGGGGCAGGTGAAGATCGAAAATATGAAGATCTACAAAGCGCCGGTCCTGGGCAAGATCCTGACCATCGGCTCGTTGACGGGAATTGTGGAGTTGCTGCAAAACGATGGGATGACCTTCGCTACGATTGAAGGGCCTTTTACATTTCGCAACGGTTTGCTGGAAACGGAAGATTTCCGTGCTGTGGGGGCGATCGGTCTGACCTATACGGGGCAAATTGATATGAATAAGGATGTAACGAATGGGTTCGGCACAGTCATCCCTTCATATACGCTGAACTCCATACTCGGCAATATTCCCATACTGGGTCGACTGCTCGTTGGACGCGAAGGTGAGGGAATCTTCGGTTTTTCCTATAAAATTAGTGGATCTAATGAGGAGCCGGATATTGCCGTAAATCCAGTGTCAGCTCTGGCACCTGGCATCTTGAGACGGATGTTTTTTGAACCTTGGGGGGATCCAAAAGACGGCGATGTCAGCATTGATGCCGGCAAACCAATTAATGGAAATAATACAGAAAACCGCCCCTGA
- the tyrS gene encoding tyrosine--tRNA ligase codes for MTELRSDFMKTFVERGYMHQCTNIDELDAAFAKKPVTAYIGFDCTARSLHVGSLMQIMILRRLQQAGHRPIVLMGGGTTKVGDPSGKDESRPVITDQIIQENMDGIKKVFEKFLTFGDGPTDAIMVNNDDWLSELGYISFLRDYGRHFSINRMLTFDSVKLRLEREQSLSFLEFNYMILQAYDFVELKKRYDCSLQIGGSDQWGNIVNGTELGRRTNDFSLFGLTTPLLTTSSGAKMGKTAAGAIWLNEDMLSPYDYWQFWRNTEDADVGRFLKLFTELPLEEISKLEKLEGAELNEAKKILANECTKLAHGEEAASLAAETARKTFEMGQTADSLPTTEVPKADLEAGIPAFALFNKVGLSQSSSEARKLIKGGGARLNDEKIEDEKQVLSLSDLDSEGRIKLSAGKKRHHLIIPV; via the coding sequence ATGACCGAATTACGCTCTGACTTTATGAAAACCTTCGTCGAACGAGGATACATGCATCAATGTACCAATATTGACGAATTGGATGCCGCTTTCGCCAAAAAGCCGGTCACAGCGTATATTGGCTTTGACTGTACGGCCCGCAGTCTCCATGTCGGATCTCTTATGCAGATCATGATCCTTCGCCGTCTGCAACAAGCTGGACATCGCCCTATTGTCCTTATGGGAGGAGGCACCACGAAAGTTGGTGATCCTTCTGGTAAGGATGAAAGCCGGCCGGTTATTACCGACCAAATCATTCAGGAAAACATGGATGGCATCAAAAAGGTGTTTGAAAAGTTCCTGACCTTTGGCGATGGGCCGACCGACGCGATCATGGTCAACAATGACGACTGGTTAAGTGAACTGGGCTACATCAGTTTCCTGCGTGATTACGGGCGGCATTTCTCCATCAATCGCATGCTCACTTTCGATAGCGTGAAACTGCGTCTGGAACGGGAACAATCCCTGAGCTTTCTAGAGTTCAACTACATGATCCTGCAGGCCTACGATTTCGTGGAACTGAAAAAGCGCTATGACTGCAGCCTGCAAATCGGTGGCTCTGATCAATGGGGCAATATTGTCAACGGAACCGAGCTTGGTCGCCGCACAAATGACTTCAGCCTTTTTGGTCTGACAACACCGCTTCTGACCACTTCGTCCGGTGCCAAGATGGGTAAGACCGCAGCTGGTGCCATCTGGCTCAATGAAGATATGCTGTCGCCTTACGACTACTGGCAATTCTGGCGGAATACAGAAGATGCGGATGTGGGACGTTTCCTGAAGCTCTTTACCGAGCTTCCTCTGGAAGAGATCTCAAAGCTTGAAAAGCTTGAAGGTGCGGAACTGAACGAAGCGAAGAAGATCCTTGCCAATGAATGTACCAAGCTGGCACATGGCGAGGAAGCTGCGTCTCTGGCTGCGGAAACAGCCCGGAAAACATTTGAAATGGGTCAGACAGCGGACAGTCTTCCAACAACTGAGGTTCCCAAAGCAGATCTGGAAGCTGGCATTCCAGCCTTTGCCCTGTTCAATAAAGTGGGTCTGTCCCAATCAAGCTCAGAGGCTCGCAAGCTGATCAAGGGGGGCGGCGCCCGCCTGAATGATGAGAAAATTGAGGATGAGAAGCAAGTCTTGAGCTTGAGCGATTTGGACAGTGAAGGCCGGATCAAGCTCTCTGCTGGCAAGAAACGTCATCACCTGATCATTCCAGTGTAA
- a CDS encoding anhydro-N-acetylmuramic acid kinase has translation MEPVWAIGLMSGTSMDGVDAALIRTDGVRVLEHGDSISFSYDPAFRDRFRQYLGHRDAPAEIVDEFTDLNAEAARQLLRISGIAAQDVRVVGFHGQTLFHDAPAGITIQVGNGDRLAELLQLDVVSDFRTNDVAAGGQGAPFAPLYHQALSQDLEMPLVVLNLGGVANVTYLDGDQILAFDTGPASALLDDWMNEKTGLPYDREGAFSRGGQVDELALRKLLDHPYFAKTPPKSLDRDDFSKDAMAHLSAADGAATLSAFTICSIAKALDHMPKTPLRWLVTGGGRHNSFFMEKISEMVGVQLEPVEAVGWKGDELEAEAFAFLAVRSLYGMPLSLPGTTGVSKPMTGGVTHKYRAA, from the coding sequence ATGGAACCGGTTTGGGCAATTGGCTTGATGAGTGGGACCTCTATGGATGGAGTGGATGCAGCACTTATCCGAACCGATGGGGTACGGGTTCTGGAGCATGGGGACTCCATTTCTTTCAGCTATGATCCTGCGTTTCGGGATCGCTTTCGCCAGTATCTGGGTCATCGGGATGCGCCTGCCGAAATTGTGGATGAATTTACCGATCTGAATGCTGAGGCCGCGCGGCAGCTGTTAAGGATTTCCGGGATTGCTGCACAAGATGTGCGTGTTGTGGGCTTTCATGGGCAGACCCTGTTTCATGATGCGCCAGCAGGGATCACAATCCAGGTTGGAAACGGCGATCGTCTGGCAGAATTGCTGCAACTCGATGTTGTCAGTGATTTTCGCACAAACGATGTGGCCGCTGGCGGGCAGGGAGCTCCTTTTGCACCCCTATATCATCAGGCCCTGTCACAGGATCTGGAAATGCCGCTTGTGGTTTTGAACTTGGGCGGGGTTGCAAATGTAACCTATCTGGATGGGGATCAAATTCTTGCATTTGATACGGGTCCGGCAAGCGCTCTTCTGGACGACTGGATGAATGAGAAAACCGGATTGCCTTATGATCGGGAAGGAGCTTTTTCTCGGGGCGGACAAGTGGATGAGCTGGCTTTGCGAAAACTTCTCGATCACCCTTATTTTGCAAAAACACCACCTAAAAGTCTGGATAGGGATGATTTTTCAAAAGATGCCATGGCACATTTAAGTGCGGCCGATGGCGCTGCGACTTTGAGTGCTTTTACCATTTGCAGTATTGCCAAGGCGCTTGATCATATGCCCAAAACACCTCTTCGCTGGTTGGTCACAGGCGGTGGCCGTCACAACAGTTTTTTCATGGAGAAAATCTCCGAAATGGTCGGGGTGCAGTTGGAGCCCGTTGAAGCCGTCGGTTGGAAAGGGGATGAATTGGAAGCCGAGGCTTTCGCTTTTCTGGCGGTGCGCAGCCTTTATGGGATGCCGTTGAGTTTGCCCGGAACAACCGGTGTCTCAAAACCAATGACAGGCGGCGTGACCCACAAATACCGCGCGGCATAG
- a CDS encoding ATP-binding protein, whose protein sequence is MNLHTRKEPHSNDCQKAEIERLKSELQKTQEELNHYQKKLETIEKLYDAAFYSSAQLASISDLETGRFLDVNDAWVHTRGISRDEAIGKTADELNIWGEDPTYRQKIISDIEKTGRLRDYETQSIVRDGSKRDFILNAEVLEVDGKNLLFFSGVDITERKQINKNQQHSQKLEAIGQLSGGIAHDFNNLLGIIQGNLELMQERVDKNDPLQGLLASAIHGAHRGAKITRKLLSFSSKQASGREVINANDVISSMKDLIAKSVTSAIQLETLLDEDLWPVDVDPGDLEDAIINLSLNAHDAMPDGGHLSIMTENVSLDETYTRFHETVEPGDYVAIRIRDTGCGLPEDVRDRIFEPFFTTKEKGRGTGLGLSMIFGFIQRSNGHISVDSKPGEGCLFSLYLPRVNQSPLRAHQRGETSAIMPKGSETILVVDDEPSLVNLARQKLENLGYTVYTAFDGSSALFSLEDFPEIEIMFSDVVMPGELNGFQLAIKALELRPDLKIQLTSGYSKMDELLGNIHDSRIEDLKNNILPKPYSGSMLAQAIRSTADKEA, encoded by the coding sequence GTGAACCTGCACACGCGAAAAGAGCCTCACTCCAACGACTGCCAAAAAGCAGAGATTGAGCGCCTCAAATCAGAACTTCAGAAAACGCAGGAAGAGCTAAATCACTACCAAAAAAAGCTGGAAACTATCGAGAAGCTGTATGACGCAGCATTTTATTCCAGCGCGCAACTTGCCTCCATCTCAGATTTAGAAACCGGACGCTTTCTGGATGTCAATGATGCCTGGGTGCATACCCGTGGGATCAGCAGAGACGAGGCCATTGGAAAGACAGCGGATGAGCTGAACATCTGGGGCGAAGATCCAACATATCGTCAGAAGATCATTTCCGACATAGAGAAGACAGGCCGGCTTAGAGACTATGAAACCCAGTCAATCGTCAGAGACGGATCAAAACGGGATTTCATCCTAAACGCTGAAGTGCTTGAAGTTGATGGAAAGAACCTGTTGTTTTTCTCAGGCGTGGACATCACGGAACGCAAGCAGATCAACAAGAACCAGCAACACAGCCAAAAACTGGAAGCGATCGGCCAGCTATCTGGCGGAATAGCTCATGATTTCAATAACTTGCTAGGCATAATTCAAGGAAACCTTGAATTAATGCAGGAGCGGGTAGACAAAAATGACCCGCTGCAGGGATTGTTGGCATCGGCTATTCATGGTGCCCACCGGGGCGCCAAAATTACCCGCAAACTACTTAGCTTTTCTAGCAAGCAAGCGTCAGGCCGTGAGGTTATCAACGCAAATGACGTCATCTCGTCAATGAAGGATCTGATTGCCAAGTCAGTAACTTCAGCCATTCAGCTGGAAACGCTGCTGGACGAGGATCTATGGCCTGTGGACGTGGATCCCGGCGATCTGGAAGATGCGATTATCAATCTGTCGCTCAACGCCCATGACGCCATGCCAGACGGTGGCCATCTCAGCATCATGACTGAGAATGTGTCGCTTGATGAGACCTATACTCGCTTTCATGAAACGGTTGAGCCTGGGGATTATGTCGCGATCCGTATCCGGGATACAGGCTGTGGGCTGCCCGAAGATGTGCGCGATCGCATTTTCGAGCCATTTTTCACGACGAAAGAAAAAGGGCGCGGGACAGGTCTTGGCCTGAGCATGATTTTCGGGTTTATCCAGCGCTCCAACGGACATATTTCGGTTGATTCAAAACCAGGAGAAGGTTGCCTTTTTTCCCTGTATCTACCGCGGGTCAATCAGTCCCCTCTTCGTGCTCACCAGCGAGGTGAAACTTCCGCCATCATGCCAAAGGGTAGCGAGACGATCCTGGTGGTGGATGATGAACCCAGCCTTGTCAATCTGGCCCGTCAGAAACTGGAAAACCTTGGGTATACTGTCTATACCGCTTTCGACGGCTCCAGCGCGCTGTTCTCTCTGGAAGACTTTCCGGAAATTGAAATTATGTTCAGTGATGTGGTCATGCCCGGTGAACTCAACGGTTTTCAACTGGCCATAAAAGCACTTGAACTTCGGCCAGACTTAAAAATCCAGCTAACCAGTGGCTATTCAAAAATGGATGAGTTGCTGGGCAATATTCATGACAGCCGCATTGAAGATCTGAAAAACAACATTCTGCCAAAGCCCTATAGCGGCTCAATGCTGGCACAAGCTATTCGCTCAACAGCAGACAAAGAGGCCTGA
- a CDS encoding alpha/beta hydrolase, giving the protein MPDVIFNGPEGRLEGRYHHSTEANAPLALILHPHPQFGGTMNNKVVFNLFTNFKQRGFSVLRFNFRGVGRSQGDFDQGIGELSDAAAALDWMQTNNPNASSVWVAGFSFGAWIGMQLLMRRPEIEGFISAAPPANMYDFSFLAPCPSSGIIINGLKDAQVPYKDVLKLVEKLQAQKGITIHHTEIAKADHFFQETIPDLMEAVDDYLNMRLAPSPAE; this is encoded by the coding sequence ATGCCTGACGTAATTTTTAATGGACCTGAAGGCCGCCTAGAAGGCCGCTATCATCATTCCACTGAAGCCAATGCCCCACTTGCCTTGATCCTGCACCCCCATCCGCAGTTCGGTGGCACAATGAACAATAAAGTGGTGTTCAACCTGTTTACCAATTTCAAGCAGCGGGGGTTCTCCGTGCTCCGGTTCAATTTCCGGGGTGTCGGTCGTAGCCAAGGTGATTTTGATCAGGGCATTGGAGAACTTTCCGATGCCGCAGCAGCCCTTGACTGGATGCAAACCAACAATCCCAACGCATCCTCTGTGTGGGTGGCTGGTTTTTCCTTTGGTGCCTGGATTGGCATGCAGCTGTTGATGCGCCGTCCAGAGATTGAAGGCTTCATTTCTGCTGCGCCGCCCGCAAATATGTATGATTTTTCATTCCTCGCGCCCTGCCCGTCTTCTGGCATTATTATCAATGGCCTTAAAGATGCTCAGGTGCCGTACAAGGATGTTCTGAAGCTTGTGGAAAAACTGCAGGCCCAGAAAGGAATTACCATCCATCATACTGAAATCGCCAAAGCTGACCATTTCTTCCAGGAAACTATTCCGGACTTGATGGAAGCGGTCGATGATTACCTAAACATGCGCCTGGCCCCTTCTCCAGCCGAGTAA